One part of the Deltaproteobacteria bacterium genome encodes these proteins:
- a CDS encoding peptidyl-prolyl cis-trans isomerase: MVVLPSARWLRRSLSPGATAALLSLALLAGGCPEGSEGKAPADPVVASVSGQEVPASELARLMDRFRQEHGDLAFRSDSDRVQVRDQLLKDRIQELLLLQAAEARKIEISEEKIDRAMMRLRAGYPERSFEEHLAEEGLPESQVRRDLRDRLMIRELLRTEVNARVAVSEQEIETYFQENEKKLERPEEVRASQIVVRTEEEAQRIRRDLQRGEDFAELARQHSVAPEAASGGDLGFFARGIMPNPIDSSCFSLGTGKVSEVVESPYGYHLFMVHERRGAEARKLDDALREKIELELRQEKEAAAQQRFIEELQKAAKITIDDTRLAEVH; this comes from the coding sequence ATGGTGGTCCTTCCCTCAGCGCGGTGGCTCCGGAGGAGCCTCTCCCCCGGCGCCACCGCTGCGCTCCTCTCGCTCGCGCTCCTCGCCGGGGGCTGCCCCGAGGGGAGCGAGGGCAAGGCCCCGGCCGATCCGGTGGTCGCCAGCGTGAGCGGCCAGGAGGTCCCGGCCTCCGAGCTCGCCCGGCTGATGGATCGCTTCCGGCAGGAGCACGGTGACCTGGCCTTCCGCTCCGACTCCGACCGGGTGCAGGTGCGCGACCAGCTCCTGAAGGATCGCATCCAGGAGCTGCTGCTCCTGCAGGCGGCCGAGGCCCGGAAGATCGAGATCTCCGAGGAGAAGATCGACCGCGCGATGATGCGGCTGCGGGCCGGCTACCCCGAGCGCTCCTTCGAGGAGCACCTGGCGGAGGAGGGGCTCCCCGAGAGCCAGGTCCGCCGGGACCTGCGGGACCGCCTCATGATCCGGGAGCTGCTGCGCACGGAGGTCAACGCGCGGGTCGCCGTCTCCGAGCAGGAGATCGAGACCTACTTCCAGGAGAACGAGAAGAAGCTCGAGCGCCCGGAGGAGGTGCGCGCCTCGCAGATCGTGGTGCGCACCGAGGAGGAGGCCCAGCGGATCCGCCGGGACCTGCAGCGCGGAGAGGACTTCGCCGAGCTGGCCCGCCAGCACAGCGTCGCCCCCGAGGCCGCCTCGGGCGGGGATCTGGGCTTCTTCGCCCGGGGCATCATGCCCAACCCCATCGACTCGAGCTGCTTCTCCCTGGGCACCGGCAAGGTCTCCGAGGTGGTCGAGAGCCCCTACGGCTACCACCTCTTCATGGTGCACGAGCGCCGCGGGGCCGAGGCCCGCAAGCTCGACGACGCGCTGCGAGAGAAGATCGAGCTCGAGCTGCGTCAGGAGAAGGAGGCCGCCGCTCAGCAGCGCTTCATCGAGGAGCTCCAGAAGGCGGCCAAGATCACCATCGACGACACGCGTCTGGCGGAGGTCCACTGA
- a CDS encoding peptidylprolyl isomerase, whose translation MTTWNQRLLCLALALGLGLPAAASAEQVIDRVVAVVGRKVVTLSEVETRVQLSRQLGTMAGSDTKAQQRRALQELIDEALLEAEVEGMQIEVADAEVEAAITELRRQNGLDEASFARAIAMQGYTLDAYRKEVAAQLRRARLINSEVRSKVQISDADIDGVLRQRGTKESFEIRARHILLKVDEDAPAAEAKAVEEKLLGLLAKVRAEEVPFDELARAESQDGTAKDGGDLGWFGRGLMVPPFEEAAFGAEPGTIVGPVRTRFGYHLIQVLARREKAAKSKDAERQAARAELYGKAFEAEMQRYLEHLREGAVIEIKVAELATP comes from the coding sequence ATGACGACCTGGAATCAACGGCTGCTCTGCCTCGCTCTGGCGCTCGGCCTGGGGCTCCCTGCGGCCGCGAGCGCGGAGCAGGTCATCGACCGGGTGGTCGCGGTGGTGGGTAGGAAGGTCGTGACCCTCTCCGAGGTCGAGACCCGGGTGCAGCTCTCCCGTCAGCTCGGCACCATGGCGGGCAGCGACACGAAGGCGCAGCAGCGCCGCGCCCTCCAGGAGCTGATCGACGAGGCCCTGCTGGAGGCCGAGGTCGAGGGGATGCAGATCGAGGTCGCCGACGCCGAGGTGGAGGCCGCCATCACCGAGCTGCGCCGCCAGAACGGCCTGGACGAGGCCTCCTTCGCCCGGGCGATCGCCATGCAGGGCTACACCCTCGACGCCTACCGCAAGGAGGTCGCGGCCCAGCTGCGGCGCGCGCGCCTGATCAACTCCGAGGTGCGCTCCAAGGTCCAGATCAGCGACGCCGACATCGACGGCGTCCTCCGGCAGCGGGGCACGAAGGAGAGCTTCGAGATCCGGGCGCGCCACATCCTCCTGAAGGTCGACGAGGACGCCCCGGCGGCCGAGGCCAAGGCGGTCGAGGAGAAGCTCCTCGGGCTCCTCGCGAAGGTGCGGGCCGAGGAGGTCCCCTTCGACGAGCTCGCCCGGGCCGAGTCCCAGGACGGCACCGCCAAGGACGGCGGTGATCTGGGCTGGTTCGGCCGGGGCCTGATGGTCCCCCCCTTCGAGGAGGCCGCCTTCGGCGCGGAGCCGGGCACGATCGTCGGCCCGGTGCGCACCCGCTTCGGCTACCACCTCATCCAGGTGCTCGCGCGCCGGGAGAAGGCGGCGAAGAGCAAGGACGCCGAGCGCCAGGCCGCCCGGGCCGAGCTCTACGGCAAGGCCTTCGAGGCCGAGATGCAGCGCTACCTCGAGCACCTGCGTGAGGGCGCGGTGATCGAGATCAAGGTCGCCGAGCTGGCGACGCCGTGA
- the pdxA gene encoding 4-hydroxythreonine-4-phosphate dehydrogenase PdxA, which yields MSPERPLVAISLGDPCGIGCEVTLRALLHPEVQASLRPLVFGDAFLWRRAEEALARRLDPASLGGALREVTSLAPGDAPLGGASPASDRAQKAYLEAATASVLAGEARALCTAPITKAAAARAGFHHPGQTEYLAEAAGVEQVTMMLAGPRLKVALVTTHLALAEVSGALEEATVIATVRRTAAALRDWFGVAELKIAVCGLNPHAGEGGRFGREELELLGPAVEKMKAEGLPVEGPKAADAALAQAAMGAYSAVVAMYHDQGLTAAKAVDQAESVNLTLGLPFVRSSPDHGSALDIAGRFAADEGSMVAALLQAARLSA from the coding sequence GTGAGCCCGGAGCGCCCGCTCGTCGCCATCTCCCTGGGGGACCCCTGCGGCATCGGCTGCGAGGTCACCCTGCGGGCGCTGCTGCACCCCGAGGTGCAGGCCTCCCTGCGTCCCCTGGTCTTCGGGGACGCCTTCCTCTGGCGCCGGGCCGAGGAGGCCCTCGCTCGGCGCCTCGATCCCGCCTCGCTCGGCGGTGCGCTGCGGGAGGTCACCTCCCTGGCGCCGGGAGACGCGCCCCTCGGCGGCGCGAGCCCGGCCTCGGATCGGGCCCAGAAGGCCTACCTCGAGGCCGCGACCGCGTCCGTGCTCGCCGGCGAGGCGCGCGCCCTGTGCACGGCGCCGATCACCAAGGCCGCCGCCGCCCGCGCCGGCTTCCACCACCCCGGACAGACCGAGTACCTGGCGGAGGCCGCCGGGGTCGAGCAGGTGACGATGATGCTCGCCGGGCCGCGCCTGAAGGTGGCGCTGGTCACCACCCACCTCGCCCTCGCCGAGGTCTCCGGCGCCCTCGAGGAGGCGACGGTGATCGCCACGGTGCGCCGCACCGCGGCGGCGCTGCGCGACTGGTTCGGCGTCGCCGAGCTGAAGATCGCGGTCTGCGGCCTGAACCCCCACGCCGGAGAGGGCGGGCGCTTCGGCCGGGAGGAGCTGGAGCTCCTCGGACCGGCGGTGGAGAAGATGAAGGCCGAGGGGCTGCCCGTGGAGGGGCCGAAGGCCGCCGACGCCGCGCTCGCGCAGGCGGCGATGGGTGCCTACAGTGCGGTCGTGGCGATGTACCACGACCAGGGGCTGACCGCGGCCAAGGCCGTGGATCAGGCCGAGAGCGTCAACCTCACCCTGGGGCTTCCCTTCGTCCGCAGCAGCCCCGATCATGGCTCGGCCCTCGACATCGCCGGGCGCTTCGCCGCCGATGAGGGCTCGATGGTCGCGGCCCTGCTCCAGGCCGCCCGGCTCTCCGCCTGA
- a CDS encoding bifunctional nuclease family protein codes for MRSLLLSLALVTLPVGCAHTSSAPAATEPATAASAEADEGAIPTPEGFFRVDILGVIPGPEGHALFLVEPLTRRLLPIWIGQTEAMSIQLRLDRRRFERPLTHDLIDQLLELFDARVREVRVDAVHDGTFVATLTLLSDRGSTRLDVRPSDAIALAVSSRAPIFVARQVMDKASLSAEALERGRPPLLSPEPPAGAPEGEEEAPGASETPAGI; via the coding sequence GTGAGGTCCCTCCTCCTCTCCCTGGCGCTCGTGACCCTCCCGGTGGGCTGCGCTCACACCTCCAGCGCCCCCGCCGCCACGGAGCCGGCGACGGCCGCCAGCGCGGAGGCCGACGAGGGGGCCATCCCCACCCCGGAGGGCTTCTTCCGGGTGGACATCCTCGGGGTGATCCCGGGCCCGGAGGGGCACGCCCTCTTCCTGGTCGAGCCGCTCACCCGCCGGCTGCTGCCGATCTGGATCGGGCAGACCGAGGCCATGTCGATCCAGCTGCGGCTGGACCGGCGCCGCTTCGAGCGACCCCTCACCCACGACCTGATCGATCAGCTCCTGGAGCTCTTCGACGCCCGGGTGCGGGAGGTGCGGGTGGACGCCGTCCACGACGGCACCTTCGTGGCCACCCTCACCCTGCTCTCCGATCGAGGGTCGACCCGCCTCGACGTGCGGCCCTCCGACGCCATCGCCCTGGCCGTGAGCTCCCGGGCGCCGATCTTCGTGGCCCGGCAGGTGATGGACAAGGCGAGCCTCTCCGCCGAGGCCCTCGAGCGGGGCCGCCCGCCCCTGCTCTCCCCCGAGCCGCCGGCCGGCGCCCCGGAGGGCGAGGAGGAGGCCCCGGGCGCGAGCGAGACCCCCGCCGGGATCTGA
- the atpF gene encoding F0F1 ATP synthase subunit B — translation MNALPILLGAGGLVDVEPGLIIWTLVTFGLLLAILRWKAWGPILSTIEAREKRIRDALDAAEQGQAEVEKMMADNQAALEAARKESAEVVRQTKAEVGKAREEQLAKAREEADKLIASARSQIEEEKKQALAEVRKVAVDLAIGAAGHLLKSQMDEARQRELVEAYLKELPSAEA, via the coding sequence ATGAACGCCCTGCCCATCCTGCTGGGTGCTGGTGGCCTGGTCGACGTCGAGCCCGGCCTCATCATCTGGACACTGGTCACCTTCGGCCTGCTGCTCGCGATCCTGCGGTGGAAGGCCTGGGGTCCGATCCTCTCCACCATCGAGGCCCGGGAGAAGCGCATCCGGGACGCCCTCGACGCGGCCGAGCAAGGTCAGGCCGAGGTCGAGAAGATGATGGCCGACAACCAGGCCGCCCTCGAGGCGGCCCGCAAGGAGTCCGCCGAGGTGGTTCGCCAGACCAAGGCGGAGGTGGGCAAGGCGCGCGAGGAGCAGCTGGCCAAGGCCAGGGAAGAGGCCGACAAGCTCATCGCCTCCGCTCGATCCCAGATCGAGGAGGAGAAGAAGCAGGCCCTCGCCGAGGTCCGCAAGGTGGCCGTCGATCTCGCCATCGGCGCCGCCGGGCATCTCCTGAAGAGCCAGATGGACGAGGCCCGCCAGCGGGAGCTGGTCGAGGCCTACCTGAAGGAGCTGCCCTCGGCCGAGGCCTGA
- a CDS encoding ATP synthase F0 subunit C: protein MMELALAYLAAGLGAGLAVVGGGYGIGRLAASAMDATGRQPSVAGDVRTSMIIAAALIEGVTLFAEVICILLALK, encoded by the coding sequence ATCATGGAGCTCGCACTCGCTTATCTCGCCGCTGGCCTCGGGGCCGGTCTCGCGGTCGTCGGTGGTGGTTACGGCATCGGCCGTCTCGCCGCCTCTGCCATGGACGCCACGGGCCGGCAGCCCTCCGTCGCCGGCGACGTCCGGACCTCGATGATCATCGCCGCGGCCCTCATCGAGGGCGTGACCCTCTTCGCCGAGGTTATCTGCATCCTCCTCGCCCTGAAGTAG
- the atpB gene encoding F0F1 ATP synthase subunit A produces MKLARLLTTSVALAALLLGAPAFASGDTHGDAPGEGHGAAGEETPYADVMMHHITNGYDVEVPAPNGHLGHKIDLRETFGTWSFQLGETTIDMTPSKLVLFLWLSAFILFVLYGVIAPRKYDERGVPRGFGNLLEVLVIFVRDEIAIANIGKKDGPRYVPFLLTLFLFILVMNFVGLIPYMSTATSNLAVTGALALIAFFMTTLAGMRAHGTLGYWKALVPSGVPAALWPLMWPIEFVGLFTKPFALTVRLFANMTAGHVVILSLLGLIFVQKSLVWVPVSVPFALFIYLLEILVALLQAYIFAMLTALFIGLASHDH; encoded by the coding sequence ATGAAGCTCGCGCGCCTGCTGACGACCTCCGTCGCTCTCGCCGCCCTGCTGCTGGGCGCCCCGGCCTTCGCGTCCGGTGACACCCACGGTGACGCCCCCGGCGAGGGTCACGGCGCGGCCGGCGAGGAGACGCCCTACGCCGACGTGATGATGCACCACATCACCAACGGCTACGACGTGGAGGTGCCGGCGCCGAACGGGCACCTCGGCCACAAGATCGACCTGCGCGAGACCTTCGGCACCTGGAGCTTCCAGCTCGGCGAGACCACCATCGACATGACCCCGTCGAAGCTGGTCCTCTTCCTCTGGCTCTCGGCGTTCATCCTCTTCGTGCTCTACGGCGTCATCGCCCCGAGGAAGTACGACGAGCGCGGCGTGCCGAGGGGCTTCGGCAACCTCCTCGAGGTGCTGGTGATCTTCGTGCGCGACGAGATCGCGATCGCGAACATCGGCAAGAAGGACGGGCCGCGCTACGTGCCCTTCCTCCTCACCCTCTTCCTCTTCATCCTGGTCATGAACTTCGTGGGGCTCATCCCCTACATGTCCACCGCCACCAGCAACCTGGCGGTGACCGGCGCCCTGGCGCTGATCGCCTTCTTCATGACGACCCTGGCCGGGATGCGGGCCCACGGCACCCTCGGCTACTGGAAGGCCCTGGTGCCCTCCGGCGTGCCGGCGGCCCTCTGGCCCCTGATGTGGCCCATCGAGTTCGTCGGCCTCTTCACCAAGCCCTTCGCCCTCACCGTGCGGCTCTTCGCCAACATGACCGCGGGCCACGTGGTCATCCTCTCCCTCCTCGGGCTCATCTTCGTGCAGAAGAGCCTGGTGTGGGTGCCGGTGTCGGTCCCCTTCGCGCTGTTCATCTACCTGCTGGAGATCCTGGTCGCTCTCCTGCAGGCCTACATCTTCGCCATGCTGACCGCGCTGTTCATCGGCCTGGCTTCCCACGACCACTGA
- a CDS encoding AtpZ/AtpI family protein — MPSAPDDPRGEKGEPADPEEGLSELAKAYRSVGPFLHLGWTMAGALTIFTLGGYWLDKKWGTTPWLTITGALLGITSGMVELFRTVKRL; from the coding sequence ATGCCTTCTGCCCCCGATGATCCCAGAGGGGAGAAGGGTGAGCCGGCGGACCCTGAAGAGGGTCTCTCCGAGCTCGCCAAGGCCTACCGCTCGGTGGGCCCCTTCCTCCACCTGGGCTGGACGATGGCAGGGGCCCTCACGATCTTCACCCTGGGCGGCTACTGGCTGGACAAAAAGTGGGGCACCACCCCCTGGCTCACGATCACCGGCGCGCTGCTGGGCATCACGAGCGGCATGGTGGAGCTCTTCCGAACCGTGAAACGACTGTAG
- the hemL gene encoding glutamate-1-semialdehyde 2,1-aminomutase yields MDRARQLMPGGVNSPVRAFKAVGGNPLVIASASGARMTDVDGNSYIDYVGTWGPAILGHADPDVIAAITAAAQQGTSFGAPSVRENELAELVIELMPSLEKVRFVNSGTEATMSALRLARGATGRDDIVKFDGCYHGHADSLLVKAGSGVETLGLPDSPGVPADFAKHTLTLPYNDLAAAKALFEQKGKEIACVILEPVVGNMGCIPPVEGFLEGLRELCDAHGAILIFDEVMTGFRVALGGAQARFDIRPDLTCFGKVIGGGLPVGAYGGRADLMDQMAPAGPIYQAGTLSGNPLAMAAGIATLKKLAEPGVFERLGKTCDRLVDGLEAAAAEAGIPICTARVGAMFGFYFQEGPVLNGDDARKSDTGRFGKWHAAMLEKGVYVAPSQFEAGFVSLAHDDATIDATIAAAREVMKTLA; encoded by the coding sequence ATGGACCGCGCCCGCCAGCTGATGCCCGGCGGGGTCAACTCGCCGGTGCGCGCCTTCAAGGCCGTCGGCGGCAACCCCCTGGTCATCGCCAGCGCCTCCGGCGCCCGGATGACCGACGTCGACGGCAACAGCTACATCGACTACGTCGGCACCTGGGGCCCGGCCATCCTCGGCCACGCCGACCCCGACGTCATCGCGGCCATCACCGCCGCGGCGCAGCAGGGGACGAGCTTCGGCGCGCCCAGCGTGCGGGAGAACGAGCTGGCCGAGCTGGTCATCGAGCTGATGCCCTCCCTCGAGAAGGTGCGCTTCGTGAACAGCGGCACCGAGGCCACCATGAGCGCCCTGCGTCTGGCCCGGGGCGCCACCGGCCGGGACGACATCGTGAAGTTCGACGGCTGCTACCACGGCCACGCGGACAGCCTGCTGGTGAAGGCCGGCTCGGGGGTCGAGACCCTCGGCCTCCCCGACTCCCCCGGCGTGCCCGCCGACTTCGCGAAGCACACCCTCACCCTCCCCTACAACGACCTCGCGGCCGCGAAGGCCCTCTTCGAGCAGAAGGGGAAGGAGATCGCCTGCGTGATCCTCGAGCCGGTCGTGGGCAACATGGGCTGCATCCCGCCGGTGGAGGGCTTCCTCGAGGGCCTGCGCGAGCTCTGCGACGCCCACGGCGCGATCCTCATCTTCGACGAGGTCATGACGGGCTTCCGGGTCGCCCTCGGCGGCGCCCAGGCCCGCTTCGACATCCGCCCCGACCTCACCTGCTTCGGCAAGGTCATCGGCGGCGGCCTGCCGGTGGGCGCCTACGGCGGCCGGGCCGACCTGATGGACCAGATGGCCCCGGCCGGCCCCATCTACCAGGCCGGCACCCTCTCCGGGAATCCGCTGGCCATGGCTGCGGGCATCGCCACCCTGAAGAAGCTGGCCGAGCCGGGGGTCTTCGAGCGGCTCGGCAAGACCTGCGACCGCCTCGTGGACGGCCTCGAGGCCGCCGCCGCCGAGGCCGGCATCCCCATCTGCACCGCCCGGGTGGGGGCCATGTTCGGCTTCTACTTCCAGGAGGGCCCCGTCCTGAACGGCGACGATGCCCGCAAGAGCGACACCGGGCGCTTCGGCAAGTGGCACGCCGCCATGCTCGAGAAGGGCGTCTACGTGGCCCCCTCCCAGTTCGAGGCCGGCTTCGTCTCCCTGGCCCACGACGACGCGACGATCGACGCGACGATCGCGGCCGCCCGGGAGGTCATGAAGACCCTCGCCTAG
- a CDS encoding tetratricopeptide repeat protein codes for MKRAGLVSLTLLLVLAVGGASCEPEARQCLDRADDLSFKGRHEAAMSQVEKALESLRGDNSAEARPLRIEALWTAGRLTHLYLHQPRVALRYYQTLVEDYPTSPEALRARERMARIHVEDLDDRPASVGLYQALIATDTDSPEAPRWQHEVALGYYAQGNWTQARTEAQVLLEKHEDSEYVDDALFLIGGAFQAEEKLDEALKAYSRLHEEHASSILVPRAWVEEGNCLARQGKTDEAIAAYIRALETHPDPRAVQVKIARLKTRKKALVPDEESYQRPGH; via the coding sequence GTGAAGCGCGCCGGGCTCGTCAGCCTGACCCTCCTCCTCGTGCTCGCTGTCGGCGGGGCCTCCTGTGAGCCCGAGGCGAGGCAGTGCCTCGATCGGGCGGACGACCTCTCCTTCAAGGGGAGGCACGAGGCCGCCATGTCGCAGGTCGAGAAGGCCCTCGAGTCGCTCCGCGGAGACAACAGCGCCGAGGCCCGGCCCCTGCGCATCGAGGCTCTCTGGACCGCCGGCCGGCTCACCCACCTCTACCTCCACCAGCCCCGGGTGGCCCTGCGCTACTACCAGACCCTGGTCGAGGACTACCCGACCTCCCCCGAGGCCCTGCGGGCCCGGGAGCGGATGGCCCGGATCCACGTCGAGGACCTCGACGACCGGCCGGCCTCGGTCGGCCTCTACCAGGCGCTGATCGCCACCGACACCGACTCCCCGGAGGCCCCTCGCTGGCAGCACGAGGTGGCGCTGGGCTACTACGCCCAGGGCAACTGGACCCAGGCCCGCACCGAGGCCCAGGTCCTCCTCGAGAAGCACGAGGACTCGGAGTACGTGGACGACGCCCTCTTCCTCATCGGCGGCGCCTTCCAGGCCGAGGAGAAGCTGGACGAGGCCCTGAAGGCCTACTCCCGCCTCCACGAGGAGCACGCCTCCTCCATCCTCGTCCCCCGCGCCTGGGTCGAGGAGGGCAACTGCCTCGCCCGCCAGGGCAAGACCGACGAGGCCATCGCCGCCTACATCCGGGCCCTCGAGACCCACCCCGACCCCCGGGCGGTGCAGGTGAAGATCGCCCGCCTCAAGACCCGCAAGAAGGCCCTCGTCCCCGACGAGGAGTCCTATCAACGCCCCGGCCACTAG
- the gyrA gene encoding DNA gyrase subunit A: protein MTEGSSTRPVNIEDEMRRSYLDYSMSVIIGRALPDVRDGLKPVHRRVLFAMQDLGNTAGRAYKKSARIVGDVIGKYHPHGDQAVYDTLVRLAQDFSLRYPLVDGQGNFGSIDGDRAAAMRYTEVRMERLASDLLADIDKKTVDFGPNYDETLEEPLILPARFPNLLVNGASGIAVGMATNIPPHNMREVIDATMHLIDHPDASVTDLMRFVKGPDFPTGGILLGVSGARQAYETGRGSVKVRAKTEVEIYGKKEDRERIVVTEIPYYVNKAKLIEKIAELVRDKKLTGISDLRDESDRDGMRIVIELKRDAMADVVRNNLFKQTQLQTTFGITMLAIDQGQPKVLTLKECIARFIDHRREVVTRRCRFELEKAEARFHVLAGLVVATDHIDRVVEIIRGSRDPDEAKALLVAEKFKGFEPRFAQLVDAHDAQIDAAIASGIFQLDAIQAQAILEMRLSRLTGLEREKLEAEMLTLRDEIVRLKEILAHDRLLLNEIIGELKVVREQYGDERRTQIKADVGEIAIEDLIADEDMVVTVSHAGYIKRIPLDEYRSQKRGGRGKTGASVKQEDFVEQLIVASTHTQLLLFTSHGRCHWLKVHEIPAASRAARGKPVVNLISMRGDERLRTVLPIESFDDEHFIAMFTHGGYVKKTALSAFANQRQGGIIALTIDEGDDLITAQISDGKSEMLVTTAGGLSIRFSEDQVRPMGRTARGVRAIALGTGDQVVSAEVLRSDDPILSITENGYGKRTALDEYRTQSRGGKGIITIKTTDRNGPVVGAVQVKEDAEIILITNTGMLIRMATADISIIGRNTQGVRLISLGSREEKVTGVAPVVETEMDDEGDEGGEEEGA, encoded by the coding sequence ATGACCGAGGGCTCGAGCACCCGCCCGGTGAACATCGAAGACGAGATGCGGCGGTCGTATCTCGACTACTCCATGTCCGTGATCATCGGCCGCGCCCTGCCGGACGTGCGCGACGGCCTCAAGCCCGTGCACCGCCGGGTCCTCTTCGCCATGCAGGACCTCGGCAACACCGCCGGCCGGGCCTACAAGAAGTCGGCGCGCATCGTCGGCGACGTCATCGGCAAGTATCACCCCCACGGCGACCAGGCGGTCTACGACACCCTGGTGCGCCTCGCCCAGGACTTCTCCCTGCGCTACCCGCTGGTCGACGGGCAGGGCAACTTCGGCTCGATCGACGGTGATCGCGCGGCGGCCATGCGGTACACCGAGGTGCGCATGGAGCGGCTGGCGAGCGACCTGCTCGCCGACATCGACAAGAAGACCGTCGACTTCGGCCCGAACTACGACGAGACCCTCGAGGAGCCGCTGATCCTCCCGGCCCGCTTCCCGAACCTGCTGGTGAACGGCGCGTCGGGCATCGCGGTCGGCATGGCGACGAACATCCCGCCCCACAACATGCGGGAGGTGATCGACGCCACGATGCACCTCATCGATCACCCGGACGCGTCGGTGACCGACCTGATGCGCTTCGTGAAGGGCCCGGACTTCCCCACCGGCGGCATCCTCCTGGGCGTCTCCGGCGCCCGGCAGGCCTACGAGACCGGCCGGGGCAGCGTAAAGGTGCGCGCCAAGACCGAGGTGGAGATCTACGGCAAGAAGGAGGACCGCGAGCGGATCGTGGTCACCGAGATCCCCTACTACGTCAACAAGGCCAAGCTCATCGAGAAGATCGCCGAGCTGGTCCGCGACAAGAAGCTCACCGGCATCTCCGATCTTCGCGACGAGTCCGATCGCGACGGCATGCGCATCGTCATCGAGCTCAAGCGCGACGCGATGGCCGACGTGGTCCGCAACAACCTCTTCAAGCAGACCCAGCTCCAGACCACCTTCGGCATCACCATGCTGGCCATCGATCAGGGCCAGCCGAAGGTGCTCACCCTCAAGGAGTGCATCGCGCGCTTCATCGACCACCGCCGCGAGGTGGTCACCCGGCGCTGCCGCTTCGAGCTGGAGAAGGCCGAGGCCCGCTTCCACGTCCTGGCCGGCCTGGTGGTCGCCACCGACCACATCGACCGCGTCGTGGAGATCATCCGCGGGTCGAGGGACCCCGACGAGGCCAAGGCCCTCCTGGTCGCCGAGAAGTTCAAGGGCTTCGAGCCCCGCTTCGCCCAGCTGGTCGACGCCCACGACGCCCAGATCGACGCCGCCATCGCGAGCGGCATCTTCCAGCTCGACGCCATCCAGGCCCAGGCCATCCTCGAGATGCGCCTCTCCCGCCTCACCGGCCTCGAGCGCGAGAAGCTCGAGGCGGAGATGCTCACCCTGCGCGACGAGATCGTCCGCCTCAAGGAGATCCTGGCCCACGACCGCCTCCTCCTCAACGAGATCATCGGCGAGCTGAAGGTGGTCCGCGAGCAGTACGGCGACGAGCGCCGCACCCAGATCAAGGCCGACGTGGGCGAGATCGCCATCGAGGACCTGATCGCCGACGAGGACATGGTCGTCACCGTCAGCCACGCCGGCTACATCAAGCGCATCCCGCTGGACGAGTACCGCTCCCAGAAGCGGGGCGGGCGCGGCAAGACCGGCGCCTCGGTGAAGCAAGAGGACTTCGTCGAGCAGCTGATCGTCGCCTCGACCCACACCCAGCTCTTGCTCTTCACCTCCCACGGCCGCTGCCACTGGCTGAAGGTCCACGAGATCCCCGCGGCCAGCCGGGCCGCCCGGGGCAAGCCGGTGGTGAACCTCATCTCCATGCGCGGCGACGAGCGGCTGCGCACCGTGCTGCCCATCGAGAGCTTCGACGACGAGCACTTCATCGCCATGTTCACCCACGGCGGCTACGTGAAGAAGACGGCGCTCTCGGCCTTCGCCAACCAGCGGCAGGGCGGCATCATCGCCCTGACGATCGACGAGGGCGACGACCTCATCACCGCCCAGATCTCCGACGGCAAGAGCGAGATGCTGGTGACCACCGCCGGGGGGCTCTCCATCCGCTTCTCCGAGGATCAGGTGCGCCCCATGGGCCGCACCGCCCGCGGGGTCCGCGCCATCGCCCTGGGCACGGGAGACCAGGTGGTCAGCGCCGAGGTGCTGCGCTCGGACGACCCCATCCTCTCGATCACCGAGAACGGCTACGGCAAGCGCACCGCCCTGGACGAGTACCGGACGCAGTCCCGGGGCGGGAAGGGCATCATCACCATCAAGACCACCGACCGGAACGGCCCGGTGGTGGGCGCCGTGCAGGTGAAGGAGGACGCCGAGATCATCCTCATCACCAACACCGGCATGCTGATCCGCATGGCCACCGCCGACATCTCGATCATCGGCCGCAACACCCAGGGGGTGCGGCTGATCTCCCTGGGCTCCCGGGAGGAGAAGGTCACCGGCGTGGCCCCGGTGGTGGAGACCGAGATGGACGACGAGGGCGACGAGGGCGGCGAGGAGGAGGGCGCGTGA